In Sciurus carolinensis chromosome 13, mSciCar1.2, whole genome shotgun sequence, a genomic segment contains:
- the Il1rn gene encoding interleukin-1 receptor antagonist protein isoform X1 → MDICRGPYGLLISLFLLLLHSEAACRPLGKRRCRMQTFRIWDINQKTFYLRNNQLVAGYLQGPNIKLEEKIDMVPIDPHAMFLGIHGGKLCLSCVKSGDDIKLQLEAVNITDLSKTREQNTRFSFTRLDNGHTTSFESAACPGWFLCTAVEADQPVSLTNRPEDTLVVTKFYFQEDQ, encoded by the exons ATGGACATCTGCAGGGGCCCCTACGGTCTCCtaatctctcttttcctcctcctgctccactcAGAGGCAGCCTGCCGCCCCCTGGGGAAGAGACGCTGCAGGATGCAAACCTTCAG GATCTGGGATATTAACCAGAAAACCTTCTACCTGAGGAACAACCAACTAGTTGCTGGATACTTGCAGGGACCAAATATTAAATTAGAAG AAAAGATAGACATGGTGCCCATTGACCCCCATGCTATGTTCTTGGGGATCCATGGGGGGAAGTTGTGCCTGTCCTGTGTCAAGTCTGGTGATGACATCAAGCTCCAGTTGGAG GCCGTCAACATCACCGACCTGAGCAAGACCAGAGAGCAGAACACACGCTTCTCCTTCACTCGCCTGGACAACGGCCACACCACCAGCTTTGAGTCGGCAGCCTGCCCAGGCTGGTTCCTCTGCACAGCTGTGGAAGCTGACCAGCCCGTCAGCCTCACCAACAGGCCTGAGGACACCCTTGTGGTCACCAAGTTCTACTTCCAGGAGGACCAGTAG
- the Il1rn gene encoding interleukin-1 receptor antagonist protein isoform X3, whose amino-acid sequence MQTFRIWDINQKTFYLRNNQLVAGYLQGPNIKLEEKIDMVPIDPHAMFLGIHGGKLCLSCVKSGDDIKLQLEAVNITDLSKTREQNTRFSFTRLDNGHTTSFESAACPGWFLCTAVEADQPVSLTNRPEDTLVVTKFYFQEDQ is encoded by the exons ATGCAAACCTTCAG GATCTGGGATATTAACCAGAAAACCTTCTACCTGAGGAACAACCAACTAGTTGCTGGATACTTGCAGGGACCAAATATTAAATTAGAAG AAAAGATAGACATGGTGCCCATTGACCCCCATGCTATGTTCTTGGGGATCCATGGGGGGAAGTTGTGCCTGTCCTGTGTCAAGTCTGGTGATGACATCAAGCTCCAGTTGGAG GCCGTCAACATCACCGACCTGAGCAAGACCAGAGAGCAGAACACACGCTTCTCCTTCACTCGCCTGGACAACGGCCACACCACCAGCTTTGAGTCGGCAGCCTGCCCAGGCTGGTTCCTCTGCACAGCTGTGGAAGCTGACCAGCCCGTCAGCCTCACCAACAGGCCTGAGGACACCCTTGTGGTCACCAAGTTCTACTTCCAGGAGGACCAGTAG
- the Il1rn gene encoding interleukin-1 receptor antagonist protein isoform X2 → MASEAACRPLGKRRCRMQTFRIWDINQKTFYLRNNQLVAGYLQGPNIKLEEKIDMVPIDPHAMFLGIHGGKLCLSCVKSGDDIKLQLEAVNITDLSKTREQNTRFSFTRLDNGHTTSFESAACPGWFLCTAVEADQPVSLTNRPEDTLVVTKFYFQEDQ, encoded by the exons ATGGCTTCAG AGGCAGCCTGCCGCCCCCTGGGGAAGAGACGCTGCAGGATGCAAACCTTCAG GATCTGGGATATTAACCAGAAAACCTTCTACCTGAGGAACAACCAACTAGTTGCTGGATACTTGCAGGGACCAAATATTAAATTAGAAG AAAAGATAGACATGGTGCCCATTGACCCCCATGCTATGTTCTTGGGGATCCATGGGGGGAAGTTGTGCCTGTCCTGTGTCAAGTCTGGTGATGACATCAAGCTCCAGTTGGAG GCCGTCAACATCACCGACCTGAGCAAGACCAGAGAGCAGAACACACGCTTCTCCTTCACTCGCCTGGACAACGGCCACACCACCAGCTTTGAGTCGGCAGCCTGCCCAGGCTGGTTCCTCTGCACAGCTGTGGAAGCTGACCAGCCCGTCAGCCTCACCAACAGGCCTGAGGACACCCTTGTGGTCACCAAGTTCTACTTCCAGGAGGACCAGTAG